CTCCTCAGGGGTCATTTCATGAAGTTTCATGTAGTGTTGTATTAGGCCAGTAATTGCTTGGAAAATTCGAGAACAGTCACTCACCTGACATCGAAATTCTTTCATGGTTTGTTTAGTTTcagtttcttcaatttctttaccAGCTTCATTTTCCTCTTCGACCTCTGCAGAAAACGCAGGAAGATCTGATTTATGTACAGCCTGATAATGAAGAATCAAGTTTTGCTGTATTGTAAAGGCAGCAAAGCATCCCTGGTGAACACATCGATAAGGTCTATAGGGACTATATCTTGTTGGAAATTCAAGGGACTGGGAAACtggcttcttcctttttttctcctccttttcttttttatgccTCCTAATTTTCCGTCCTTTGGTTTGTATATTTGTGAGAGAATTGATATTATATTGGTCAGAAGTAACTGCAACCAGTTGTGAAGAATTTTCTGTCTTttcaggactttttttttctacAAGTTGTTTTTCTGGGATCACTGCTACATTACTGAGAGCATTTTCTGTTGCTGATCCCAATTCTAGGGTAGGCTGACATTCCCTTTTGTTTTCCTCTGGTATACCTGGCTGTTTTTTCACTTGTGTAATTCGTGGGGCTGACAAAttttcattctgagattttcttccataaggcctttttatttttaactttaccATTTCTTCTGTTGTAAAATGATGCACCAACTGACAGTGTGCCCGGAGATTAGAATTTCTTGTAAATGTTTTTGTACATGTAGGTACTACACATTTAAATGGAGCAAATTTCAACTGATTCTTCTTAATTTCAAGAATCATCTCTGGAGTATATTGGTGGATTTTACCATAGTGCTTGAACAGTGCATCCTTTGTCATAGCACTGTAGTTACAGCCTTGGTTTTGACACACAAAGGGTTTATTAACTTTGTCACTAAACTGAATGTGTATCATTTCAGAAACTGGCTGAACAACTGTGACAGTTGGAACTGGTTTAACAGGAGCAGGAGTCAGTGTCACTGATGTATTTATTAATATACACTGGGATGAAGTGGACAGgtcattttctaattttaatttttgtaagcCTTCTAAAATTTCCTGTATTTGATCCTCTTTATGCAATACTGCAGACTGAGGAATGTTACTTTTGGTTGGTATTACACTTACGAAAGAGGAAAACTGAGAAGAATCGGGTAATTTGTTATTTTGTACAGGATTCACTGAAGGAAGCTGAATGTTATAATTAATTTGAGCATTCTGTGATGTTTCACCAGCACCCTGAGATCCACTTTTTACCTCAAGTATTTGAGAATTCATAGCAGTTTTAATAATTTCAAGAGTCTTTTCAAAGTTCTGCATAACATTGTCTTCAGAAATCTGCAAATCAGAATTCACTGAAGTTgtgcatgaattcaaagccatcaTCTGGGAATCAccattttcagtttttattaAAGGGGCTAACACTGAATGGGACTCAAGATTGGTTttaaagttctcttttacatcagTCATAAACAACTGATTGTCAACATTATTTAATTTCTGTGTTAGATTTTCCACCAAACTCTGAGGTTCACAATTTGGAATTACATTTGACTGAATATTAGTAGCAGGGATCTCAATACTCTTTGCTATAAGTCCCATTGTTGTTAAGTCACTGGGTACTAAGTTTTGGGAAGCATTAGGTGCAATTAGTGGAGGAGcaactttctttcttctcttagaAGCACTATTTCCCTTTTTATTTAAATGACTGGATCTTGTGTTCTGAGGACCACTTATAACTGAAACACGTGAACTGTTATTGGTAAAATTTTGTGATGGACCAGTAGAATTAGTATATGAACTAGAGCACAAACCATTTTCAACAGTCTTCAGTAGTAAGTCATTTGTTGGAAAAACAGGCAAACTGCTACATTCCTCCACGGTGGAAGTTTTGGGGTTTGATGTCTGATTCTGGTTTGTCAGGAGGGTGTTTGAATGGCATACAGTCTGCAACAAGGGTGGTACAGTTGGATTTGGCATCACTGTTGCATTTACTTGTGCTGTATCTGAGATACAACTTGTTGGAACAACCTGAGAAAGTATTTCGGCACCCTCAAAGGTACTGGGAATGCCAGCagtttctaaagcctgtttaataaTTTCACTTCCTTCTTGATTAACACTGGTATTAAAGTTATTCACACCAGATCGAGGAAATGTATTTGGTAAAAATGTTGATGAGCGATTTTCAGCAGCAAGAAGCTGTAGGAATGATGGATCTTTAAAACACACTTCTGGATTGAAGGTAGACTGTTGTGGCTGCTGCAAATTTACTGCATTTGTGGACAGAATCATGCTGGCAAGAAGAGAAGGCTGTCCATTATTTTGTAGAAGTTCTTGAGCAATTTCTGCTCCATCCAGTGGTTTACAATAAGATCGCTTAGATAAATGTCCACCCAGTGACCTTGGATTAGTAAAAGCTCTATAACACCTGCTACAGATAAATTTCCCATCTCTGATAATTGCAGGCCATTTAGCCCTTttgttgtgcttgggttttctttccTTCCCATTTGGGCCACGCCCTCGGTCTTTTTTCACTTTTTCAGGTGCAGACTGCTGGGCACTGGTGTTACTGAAGTCATTTGCAACATTTACTTGTGAAGGGAAAACTGTATTTTCACCATTACTCCCCTTTAGAAAAGAGGAATTAGTGTTTCCTTCAATCTGTGAGGAATAATGATTTGTATTATTTTCCAGTTGGGAAAAAACAGAATTTGTCCCACTATCTGCTGGTGAAGGGAATAGAGACATTGAACTACTTTCTGCAGGTAAAGGAAGGAAAGGATCTGAACCACTGTCAATATTCAAAGGCAAAACTGTTTTGGTTAGATCTTCCATTTGTGCTGGCAAGGTTGAATTTGATAAATTTTCCATTTGAGAACACAGCATACCACTTTGTTCACTTTTATCCTGAGAAGATATATTTGGGTTTATGACACTTTCCATCGAGGGCAACAATGGAGCTGACACACTGGCTAAATGAGCTGGAAAAACTGAAGGAGAGACATGTTGCAACTGGGCTGAACAAGCAGGATTCCCATTGGCTTTGGTCTGTGGTGTAAAAAATGCATTATTAGAGCTCACCTGTGAtggtaaaaaataaacaaactttcCATTATTGGGTGTATTTAAGTTATTAGATTTCTGACCTTTTTTACTTTTTCGCTGCATTTTAAATGCAGCATATTGGTCAGGGTGTGCAGTCTTCATGTGTTTCCCAATACTCTGTGAAGAATTATAGGTTCGTGTACATCCCTCGACCTGGCAACTGAATTTCTGAACTGGAGGTTTTGGAGGCACTGATGGAGTTCCTATTGAACTACTTGGGTTAGGCGGTGATGGAACAAATGTGATACTTTCTAATGTCTTAAGAGGTAAGTTATAAAGGTTGGGTGGTGTTTTAACATTACCTTCACATTCAAACTTAGAAGTTGGTAAATTGTTTTGAAATCCTGCCTGATTTTGTACAGAAAAGGTCATCAAATTGTTCACTTGTCTTTCTAAGTTTTGTGGATTAAGGTCACCTATTTTAAGGGTTTCTGAATTTACTAGATTATTCTGAGCAATCTGGCCTTCATTAAAGCAATTCTGTTCTTTTCTCTCTTGGAAACCTGGATGGCACAAATCATTACAAGTATCTTCAACTGGTGTATTTACATTTGTGACCAGTGGCTCATTGGTGCCTTCCACAGTTGAGTTTTCTTGCTTCCCAAAGTTATCCTCCAACCCCTGATTCAGAGATACTTTGATGGACACTGCTACTTCACTGGCTTGAAGaagaggagtaggagcagggtttTCTAAACCATTTGGCAATGGTCCATTAGCTTGCCTGAGGTCAGAGGAAGAACTCTGGTCTTGTTTGGTCACAACTGACTCTGCTTTGCTTTTATCCCAAGCATTACTTGTATCTGCTGGTAAGCTGTTTTCAATGTTATTCTCTGAAGGAAGCAAAGATCTTTCTTTCTCAGTATTCTCTTCTGTGTTCTGACTGACTTTGGAAGGCTGAAGAGAATCTCCAGATGAATTAAGCTGGTCTTCAGGAGGCAGTGTTTTTTCAGGAGAAGTACTATGATCATCCAGGTGCTTTTCCAGCTCACTCTGAGAACGATAAACTTTACCACAACCTGTGAACTTACAAGTGTAGGTATTATAatgttgtgcttcatgatcatatAGTAAATAAGCTTCAGAAAAAATTCTGCCACATTTAGGAAACATGCACTTTGCTCTAAAGACTTGATGCTCCTTTCGGTGGGTTAAAAGTTCTGCATAACTATTAAAACCAGCCTTACATTTCATCTGAATGCAGATATATGGTTTACTGCCACAGTGCATTTGTAAGTGATCATTGAGATGAGTGACACTTACAAAATGTCTTCTACAGTACTGGCAAATAACttttttgctttgcatttcaaGAAAGCGCTTGGCATCTTCATTGTCCTTATGCCCCTTTACATGagcaattaaatttttaaagtacTTGAAGCCCTTTTTACAAAAAGTTACAGGGCAATTAAATTCATTAACAGGTACTGGTTTCTGGATTGGGATTACTTCTGGCTCGTAAGATTTATCTTTGTCATCATTCTCATCATCTGAGCCATCATTGTCATTAAACACTATGAAATCTGTTGAATAGAGACTATTCTTTTTTATTGGCCGCTGTTCCTGTTTAGCCACAGTATTAGTCttctgattctcatgggtggtcgCAATCTTAGGAGGCCTTCCCAATCTTCTTAGTGGTTTCATAGCTGCTAGTCTCTCTTTACTAGATTGTTTAACATGCAATGTGACATGAGGGACAAAAGTTTCTTTAGAATTAAAGTTCTTTGCACAAATAGGGCAACTGTAAATCCCATCTTTGTAATGTTTCTGAGCATGTCGTACTATTCTGTGACCAAGGAATTCTTTGTCACATAGCACACAATACTGCATATAGGCCTGCCAATTCCTAAACCTAGCAGATATAAATCCCCTTTCTCTTAATTGCTTTATCTCCCTCTTCTTCTGTTTTTCATCACCAATATCTTTAAGAAGGCCAGAATTAGCACCAATTACTCCAGAAAGTCCATTCATAGAAGTTTCTTTACTCTCCTCCTGGTACTCTACTACTTTCTCATATACTTCACTGTCATTTAATTCATCAATTGAAGACACAATGGATGCTTCTTCTCCCATTAGTGCAAGACATTGTCGTTTTAAAGTTTTCCAATCCCAGAATTCTGGATCAAAGGGCCACTGAGTTTTCAAAACAAGTAAGAGCTCACACCGTAGAGAATTTGGTATTGGAagattttcttcatcatatttctGGTCTGGCTGGTTATACAACATTTCCACAGCATAGTACGCATCTACTGTAGGTTCAATAAGAAATTCACTCAG
This region of Callospermophilus lateralis isolate mCalLat2 chromosome 6, mCalLat2.hap1, whole genome shotgun sequence genomic DNA includes:
- the Znf292 gene encoding zinc finger protein 292, which gives rise to MADEEAEQERLSCGGGGCVAELQRLGERLQELERQLRESRVPAVEAATEYCQQLCQTLLEYAEKWKTSEDPLPLLEVYTVAIQSFVNARPYLTSECENVALVLERLALSCVELLLCLPVELSDKQWEQFQTLVQVAHEKLMENGSCELHFLATLAQETGVWKNPVLCTILSQEPLDKDKVNEFLAFEGPILLDMRIKHLIKTNQLSQATALAKLCSDHPEIGTKGSFKQTYLVCLCTSSPNEKLIEEISEVDCKDALEMICNLESEGDEKSALVLCTAFLSRQLQQGDMYCAWELTLFWSKLQQRVEPSIQVYLERCRQLSLLTKTVYHIFFLIKVINSETEGAGLATCIELCVKALRLESTENTEVKISICKTISCLLPDDLEVKRACQLSEFLIEPTVDAYYAVEMLYNQPDQKYDEENLPIPNSLRCELLLVLKTQWPFDPEFWDWKTLKRQCLALMGEEASIVSSIDELNDSEVYEKVVEYQEESKETSMNGLSGVIGANSGLLKDIGDEKQKKREIKQLRERGFISARFRNWQAYMQYCVLCDKEFLGHRIVRHAQKHYKDGIYSCPICAKNFNSKETFVPHVTLHVKQSSKERLAAMKPLRRLGRPPKIATTHENQKTNTVAKQEQRPIKKNSLYSTDFIVFNDNDGSDDENDDKDKSYEPEVIPIQKPVPVNEFNCPVTFCKKGFKYFKNLIAHVKGHKDNEDAKRFLEMQSKKVICQYCRRHFVSVTHLNDHLQMHCGSKPYICIQMKCKAGFNSYAELLTHRKEHQVFRAKCMFPKCGRIFSEAYLLYDHEAQHYNTYTCKFTGCGKVYRSQSELEKHLDDHSTSPEKTLPPEDQLNSSGDSLQPSKVSQNTEENTEKERSLLPSENNIENSLPADTSNAWDKSKAESVVTKQDQSSSSDLRQANGPLPNGLENPAPTPLLQASEVAVSIKVSLNQGLEDNFGKQENSTVEGTNEPLVTNVNTPVEDTCNDLCHPGFQERKEQNCFNEGQIAQNNLVNSETLKIGDLNPQNLERQVNNLMTFSVQNQAGFQNNLPTSKFECEGNVKTPPNLYNLPLKTLESITFVPSPPNPSSSIGTPSVPPKPPVQKFSCQVEGCTRTYNSSQSIGKHMKTAHPDQYAAFKMQRKSKKGQKSNNLNTPNNGKFVYFLPSQVSSNNAFFTPQTKANGNPACSAQLQHVSPSVFPAHLASVSAPLLPSMESVINPNISSQDKSEQSGMLCSQMENLSNSTLPAQMEDLTKTVLPLNIDSGSDPFLPLPAESSSMSLFPSPADSGTNSVFSQLENNTNHYSSQIEGNTNSSFLKGSNGENTVFPSQVNVANDFSNTSAQQSAPEKVKKDRGRGPNGKERKPKHNKRAKWPAIIRDGKFICSRCYRAFTNPRSLGGHLSKRSYCKPLDGAEIAQELLQNNGQPSLLASMILSTNAVNLQQPQQSTFNPEVCFKDPSFLQLLAAENRSSTFLPNTFPRSGVNNFNTSVNQEGSEIIKQALETAGIPSTFEGAEILSQVVPTSCISDTAQVNATVMPNPTVPPLLQTVCHSNTLLTNQNQTSNPKTSTVEECSSLPVFPTNDLLLKTVENGLCSSSYTNSTGPSQNFTNNSSRVSVISGPQNTRSSHLNKKGNSASKRRKKVAPPLIAPNASQNLVPSDLTTMGLIAKSIEIPATNIQSNVIPNCEPQSLVENLTQKLNNVDNQLFMTDVKENFKTNLESHSVLAPLIKTENGDSQMMALNSCTTSVNSDLQISEDNVMQNFEKTLEIIKTAMNSQILEVKSGSQGAGETSQNAQINYNIQLPSVNPVQNNKLPDSSQFSSFVSVIPTKSNIPQSAVLHKEDQIQEILEGLQKLKLENDLSTSSQCILINTSVTLTPAPVKPVPTVTVVQPVSEMIHIQFSDKVNKPFVCQNQGCNYSAMTKDALFKHYGKIHQYTPEMILEIKKNQLKFAPFKCVVPTCTKTFTRNSNLRAHCQLVHHFTTEEMVKLKIKRPYGRKSQNENLSAPRITQVKKQPGIPEENKRECQPTLELGSATENALSNVAVIPEKQLVEKKSPEKTENSSQLVAVTSDQYNINSLTNIQTKGRKIRRHKKEKEEKKRKKPVSQSLEFPTRYSPYRPYRCVHQGCFAAFTIQQNLILHYQAVHKSDLPAFSAEVEEENEAGKEIEETETKQTMKEFRCQVSDCSRIFQAITGLIQHYMKLHEMTPEEIESMTASVDVGKFPCDQLECKSSFTTYLNYVVHLEADHGIGSRTSKTEEDGIYKCDCEGCDRIYATRSNLLRHIFNKHNDKHKAHLIRPRKLTPGQENISSKANQERLKSKHRGTKHSRCGKEGIKMAKTKRKKKNNSENKNAKIVQIEENKPYSLKRGKHVYSIKARNDALSECTSRFVTQYPCMIKGCTSVVTSESNIIRHYKCHKLSKAFTSQHRNLLIVFKQCGNSEIKENSEQEGAMNDVKDSDTCVSETNENSRATTAPQKEVEKNEKDEMDELTELFITKLINEDSTTVETQANTSSNVNNSFQENNPSQSERQKASNLKRVNKEKNVSQNKKRKVEKAEPELTVKLSNMHKEEETAVAIQTTEEHPASFDWSSFKPMGFEVSFLKFLEESAVKQKKSTDKDHPNSGTKRGAHSNSRKNTDKTLMTSGNHVCSCKESEIFVQFANPSQLQCSDNVKIVLDKTLKDCTELVLKQLQEMKPTVSLKKLEVHSNDPDMSVMKEISIGKATGRGQY